The window CTAATGTAGTATTTCGGTAGTTTGTTCCAGGGTTTATCTCGTGTTTTGGACACAACACTGAACAGTTGAAAAATGTTGTTCACAGACTACAACGCTTTACAGTATATCGGTGTTGCCTTCACGTACCCTTGTAACGTTTATTTAACCTTTCTGAATGATGTCTGGTATACGACGTTTGTCGAGTTGTCTTTGATTACAGTACAatacaaaggaaacacatttggtAATATAAGGATGACATTGCTGGTTTGCCGAGAATTAGcgtatatattgttattttggagTAAACATTGTTGGGATCAAACTTGCGAAATGCCCCTGAGGTTCGAATTATAACATAATTTCCCCTCCCCCTCATTAATTGTAAGATATGTCTCTATTGCTCCTCGTCTCCAAATGTCGCATCTGGTAGTGTATGTTTGCGTTCTATAGTCTTTTTATTTCCGTGAAGATTGTGTGCTTTTGTCTAAATTACGATATCTTTAAATGCGTCCATAGGGGGCGTTGTCGTTTGTTCGAGGGTAGGTTCAAGAGCTCTAACGTTCTCTAATGCATAGTTTCAAACCTTAGCTGTATACTTAAATCACATAATATGGcctcaaacaaaaataaactataatatGTAGCTTCAATTTCTCAGTTCGTATCGATTGATGTTTggatcatagactgtatatataaaggttTAGACATATGAAACCCTCTCCAGTTTGGTAATCTCATGTTTATTAGGACGTGTTGTGTCACAAGGGGCGCTGTTGTTGGAGAAAGTTAGATCTCGTGTCAACGAAAGAAGAAGTCAAATAAGAAACATGGCGGCCCGCACACGCCTGCCCTTGCTATTCCCTAAAAACCTGCCTCCTTTTAGAAATCAAAAGCttgcacacacagaggcagccGTCAAGGAGCCTGCATATCCGCCCATCGTCCCCTCTCTCACGGCGAAAAGCAAATCTGCCCgggtgagacaggtagaggaGGTGGTACAGCAGATATGTGCCTCTCCGGTGGAGGAGAAGCTCTCCCTCATCACTCGCATCCAGCGGATGAAATTTGTGGTTTATCCTCAGACTTTTGCGAGGAACGCGGATACATGGTACCAGCATTTCACCAAGACCGCATATATCCCCGGCCTGCCAGAGAAATTCTCCCTGAGCCCGGAGAGGAAGACCGGAGGCGAGGAGGAGCAGCCGGCTGCAGTTCAGACCACAGTACCGGGGGTTGGACATGATGGGTTTGAGGACATCCGCTCCTTGGTCACTCGTGTGATTTTACAGGAGTACTGGCACCTGAAGAAACGCAAACCTTTCCTGTACAAAGAGCAGGAGCAGATGGTTGGACCTTTCCTGAGAAACCTGGTGACTGGGCTCACATTCAGCCTGGCCAAAAACAACCCACTGTTCCTCACCTCCAGTCTGGGTACGGATCATTGATGTGGCACCAGTAAAAGTGTCGAGAGTTCCTCTGCTTTGCCACCCATTTTCACTTTAAACTACCTTTGTATCATACTGTGAATGTGGCTAGTTTCACATGTGGACCTGTAAACAAGGTTTTATTCTAATCTGTACTAAGCAATTGTGGCAGGTTGTAATGAACACCTATACCAATAATGTGACATGCTTGCTACTTTATTGGAGAACACATTAACTCACTTAAGTTAACTTGGACTAATTAGTGTATCATGGGAATACTTCATGACATCAACTAGCAGTGCCACACATTTTCTAGTGCAATCTTCTCAAATGCTCTCAAAAACAATTTATGTCCTGGTGCTTTGGAATTGTTGTTCTAATTTTTACTTCATCTCACTTAAAGTGCTGCCTAAggcatacaaaaaaacatttaaagtacatCTATAACAAAGTGTTATTCAACTTGTTTTATTGCTGATATGATATGGTACTTGAGTTTGAGCTGATACAATATCTCATTTGAGCCATaagaacatgtttttcattcaacaaaaaagccacaataaaaacaaattaaatacagtcTTAGATAAAAGGGGAAAATGAAtcatatgaatataaaaaataacatatgaAGTTATTGAGGATGcataaaaaactgaacatgtataaatattacaaaagCTAAAAAGATCAAATCAGGATAACTCATAAACCCTACATGGTGTATATAGTTTTggattaaaaaagcaatataatTGTGCATTCTTACCTTCATTTTCCTATGACACAGTGCTTTGACCTTTTGTAAGTCAtatttcctgtgtttctccATCAGATATTGATCCCCAGGTAAATTTTTACTGGAGGAGGGGACAGAGAATCATCCCAAAGGGACATCGAAGAGGTCGGCAAGAGCCAACCAGGTTCCAAATCGATGACCGGCCAAATAGTCAGATTAGGATAACACAACAACTGCCACAGGTAGATATCATTCTCACATGTTAAAATCAATATATATGtcaatatttaatgtatgtCTCTGTCATGAAACCTACAAAACTACAGCAAGGTTTTCTGCCAGTGACACACCATAAGAACATAGAAATAACAGAGTCTCTTTCATGTCAAACATTCATGTAATTTTAATTTCTCTTAGTTCACCCCGCTGGAAGACTCTTATGCTGCTGAAGTTCCAGAGGTCACTTTGTCTCCCAACGTCATGCCTCTCTTCAGAAGACAGTATGACAACAATATCTTTACAGGTAACACTAGAGAGTAGTCACATCCAATGTTTCTTACTTTATCATGATTATGATTTCAGaatagtcaaaataaaaaataatgattgttTCCAGGGCCGGgcctgggcataggcagtataggtGAATGCTAAGGGCGCATCCACCCATGGGGGGCGCCGTAAATGaaagaagttattttttttaactattaaCGATGTCTGAAACTACGCTTACATTGCATACAGCACCCACAAACTATGGCAGTCTGTTTCATATAACAGCGGTCATGAATAAGTCACCAACATGGATGGAGAATTATAAAAATATCATCCTTGAGAAAATATGGAAGCTTAATGTTTCCTTAATCCTTTCTATGTAAGCTGTACTCTGTTAATATTAAACGTGTCCTCTGGTTCTCATCAACAGGTGCAAAACTACCGGACCCGGCCTGCTACGGTCACACTCAGTTCCACCTGGTGCCTGATCGCTACCACAGAGACAGGATGGCCCGGCAGCAGCAGTCCGATCAGGTGGAGGTCTTCCTCCGAGCAAATGCACTCACCAGCCTCTTCGCCTGGACTGGAGCTCAGGCCATGTACCAGGGTAATTAACACAGGGACAGACATCAGATAAGgattcaaaacatatttttactgattctggatttatttattgtaatgagTGCAGAATCCAACACTATTCTTCATTTATTTGGAATCCAATTTAATCTTTAGCTTTGACTTAAGTCTTCATCAGGAGCAGAGAAGTCTTAGGAAACAACTTCTAGTTAATACCAGATGTGCTTTTTCACATTGAGTATACCTTTCTGCATTTTTTTGGGATTAACAACAATTCTTCAAATATTTTTCCATCCTGTggtttttaaaactttgaaGTGATTTAACTCAGACTGGTGTAGCAGTGGCAGAATCATCCTGACACAGTCTGCATTCTTTGTAAAGTGGACTTTTATTTAGTTGAAGAAACGGTATCATACTTCGCTCTCACCTCGGTAGGTTTCTGGAACCACGAGGACGTCACCAGGCCATTTGTCTCCCAGGCTGTGATCACAGACGGGAagttcttctccttcttctgctACCAGCTCAACACAGTGGCCCTCTCTGTGGAGACGGACGCCAACAACCCCAGAAAAAACCTCCTTTGGGGCACAGAGAGCCTGCGGCTGTACGACAGTGTGCAGGACGGAGCGGTGGTGGGTCTGAATGATGACGTCCTCAAGCTTCTGGTTCAGTTCCTCATGAACAAGCAGTAGAAGTTCTCCAGGTTTCtgttttgtacatttctctAGGGAGATTCTGTAAACTTCCAAGGTTTGGCAACAATCAAGAGGAAAACCCTTACATGGCAGAAATTAGGAAGTTTGTCAGAGTATATAATATGTAATGTTCGAAAAGCAGCAATGTTTAACAGCCTTGTGAGTGTGAACAAAGtgctaaaaaaaatattgtaccCAAATCAGAGTATTATAAAGGTGCATACTGTatttatgcaaaaataaaaccctgCTTTTCAAAATGACCCTTGTGCTTTTCAGGGattacaacaacatttttagcATTTATAGGCATCTCTTAAGTCGTGTTCCCACTTTAAAACAGTAATACAGGGATTTAGCATTATACTATTGGAAGACAATTAAAACTGATGCTGCTGCAGATATATCCTCTTTTATtccatatattatttattcttgtCCATCGTAAGCCACATAAGGATTTATACAACTTCTCTTCACATGTGCAGTCGTGCTACACTTGTCTGTCTCCATATCAGCTTCACAAAGGCGTATATAGTTATTCCAAGCAGTGACTTGTGTagatttaatttgtgtgtttacatataGTGGTACAACTTTAGGGTTAAATGCAGGCTAATAACTCTGACCATCTTCTGATACAttaacatgaaaaacacacaagcgTCTGCATATGTGATGATTGATATACATGTtaaggtaataaataaataataaaaaaaggatggaaaagataaacaaagacagTAGTAGCACAATATGACTGAAAGTGCTTTTTATAAGTGTAAGGCACTGCTCACGAACCAAATCT of the Eleginops maclovinus isolate JMC-PN-2008 ecotype Puerto Natales chromosome 12, JC_Emac_rtc_rv5, whole genome shotgun sequence genome contains:
- the mrps30 gene encoding 39S ribosomal protein S30, mitochondrial, whose amino-acid sequence is MAARTRLPLLFPKNLPPFRNQKLAHTEAAVKEPAYPPIVPSLTAKSKSARVRQVEEVVQQICASPVEEKLSLITRIQRMKFVVYPQTFARNADTWYQHFTKTAYIPGLPEKFSLSPERKTGGEEEQPAAVQTTVPGVGHDGFEDIRSLVTRVILQEYWHLKKRKPFLYKEQEQMVGPFLRNLVTGLTFSLAKNNPLFLTSSLDIDPQVNFYWRRGQRIIPKGHRRGRQEPTRFQIDDRPNSQIRITQQLPQFTPLEDSYAAEVPEVTLSPNVMPLFRRQYDNNIFTGAKLPDPACYGHTQFHLVPDRYHRDRMARQQQSDQVEVFLRANALTSLFAWTGAQAMYQGFWNHEDVTRPFVSQAVITDGKFFSFFCYQLNTVALSVETDANNPRKNLLWGTESLRLYDSVQDGAVVGLNDDVLKLLVQFLMNKQ